The nucleotide window GTTGCTTAGATTTTCTAAAACTAGAAATAATTCAGACGTCATTGTCGATTCCAGACTGTATGTattcaatatataaataatatgtacatcTTTAGAAAATAGCCCCATATTAAACATAGCTTGTTTTTTGTTACTAACAGTctaattcatagacgttgtgcgGGCAACCCCATTTGATCGCTCACCCACTGAGTGTTTAATTTAAACTCTGTGTATGGATGGGAATTCGACACTCAGATGAAAGGTCTCCTGGGGGTGCCCTTGCATCAACTATGAATTCCACAGTTAGACAAAATACCACTCAGACTAGAAAACATCCAAGCTCCAGCTAGAATCTGGGTTCAAATCCATGGTgaaaaatattaatgtgatgaacATTAAAAGTTTTCCAGTTGTGACAATTTAAACCCACAACTTAGGAAGCAGGAAATGAACCTCATTACCCATCGTGTCACTCTGCTGTCTAATTGGTATAAAACTATTGttctgattatatttttaatcacaTATATTCTCTATATAtgtgattaaaaatataaattaaagaattaagaaaaccatttacatttttttcacaGGTAAcattaaatatgatttaaataacttttattcagtaaaatggatatgtaaatagattttatattctaaattctgcataaataattttataatgtaatattataattttttattgatggtGGAAGTATAGACAagattagtttaaataaatacagttaTATTCTTTTGATTGAATCTTACTTGGTGCAACCTCTACAATTCACCATGAACTGCCCCTACAAAATACcacaataaatgaaaaaccagaacaataaaaacacaaataattttgtatttaattatattatacagtaAACAATACAGGAACAAAGTGATTACctctttgtatatatttatgagTTGTTACACAATTGAATTAATCTCTGAAAATGTTGCAACTTCTACTCATTTGAAAAACAATTACCTTCttaactaaaaacagaaaagataaatagagatagatagacataatataaaaatcatgtaaTGCATACTATTTAATAATGAGTGCTAaagtcatttattaaaatcaatacaCAAGCCAAGTAATAATATGATGTTTCTTGTGTCaataattgttaaatatattatttgatttagtgtagttttttttttactttggtcattaaaatacataatatatttaactaaTAACAGCTACAAATACAGAAATTTAATAATCTCGACAATAACAGTCTTTATCTTTGTATTTGTATGCAATAtacaaatgattattattatattttaagacataccagaaaaataaattgtaaatatataataaaaacgaGCAACAAGCCTAGAGAGAGCAACTGAGTTTTACTGGCTCTTCTCAGACTTGACATGAACATAATGCTTACAAACTAACATCCTATtaaattttactagtaaaatgacatttcagtgacagtcgCCCTTgccattttactgactggaattaataatcgtacaataacttgtatacatataatgaaTGCCTTTAGCCagtcagtggttagcctatatggTTTCAGATTATGTTGTCCTACGTTCAAAACCTAGTGATCAGAATGGTTTATATTCTAAATAACGTTCAACCATTACTTGACCACTTTACTGTAGGCCTATGATGTTTAAGAGACAACATATCTTGTGGAAAAAAAAGACATTATCGACTAATAGCGGCAGCAGGAGCGAAGGGtccttaatgggaccttagGGGGGTCACCATTGCCTGATAGGGCCCAAAGGCataagcagagtagatgggtaGAACAACTCTCTGATCATCATCAGGCATCTCCTCTGAGACTTGGACTTTGGCTTAGAGGGCTGTTCGGAAAGAAAAGGGCCATTCAGAAAGGAGAGGACCATTCGGAAAGGAAAGGGCCATTCTGAAAGGAGAGGGAAACGACCCACTACTTTCTGAACGGCAAAAGAAAGTAGTGGGTTGTTTGGAAAGGGTAGAGAGTTATATATTTGCTGCTGCTATACACACATATCACAAGATATCACAACATCTCAAATACATCTATTTCATCGAAGATTAAACATTAGGTATGTGAGAGTCCCTCTGAGTACACTCTTTCTTTTTACAGAAATCACAAAGCAATTAATTAATGCCTCATGTGACCAGAAGGCTGACCTAAATTTCAGTCAAAGAATCAGTATTGCCGTACAATGTGACAATACTGCTAGCCTTACcagcactttaccaatgaacattAATTCGGATGAATTATAGGACGCTTAAGTCATTACGTAGATAATAGCGAAAATCAATAGAGGTATTTGTTTCAATCTATTCAAGCTAGgtttattatcattacataaTCTACCTGCATTATGTATACACACattaaaagtatgaaaatttgTAAAGTCCAAATGATTTGGATTCTACTATCAGGTACAATTTATCTTGAAGCTGATAGTATGTATAGCATTGAGTAAAATACCTAAAAATTCTGGTTGTAAAAGGTTAACATATATGTTTCAAAGTATACAACAAACGAAACATTCtgtattgttaatattaaaatgtattttgacAACTTCACTGTATGTGTGTTAATAtgataattaacattaaaatttgattaaactgaataaaaaaatgtagcaCTTAAAGCTATAACAATAACATAGATATGTAAAACCCTGATACTTATGATAATTGCAACATCTCAAGCTATCATAACAAATTAAATTGCTTCCTGCCAAAAATTTATCATAAACACGAATATTAGCACACATTTCTAACTTATATTAGGTACTATAATACTAAATTAAGGCACAGGATTGTGTAAAACATAGGAAATATGagtatttgtaataatataaaacttttaggTTATGTTTACAAAAATCGCGCGCAAAAATCATTTCGGATAGATTATCAGATACTATTACTGAATATATAAACGAAGTACTACATAATTTACCAtctttaatgttaattttgttattttaacccTTAAATACCCACTAGTGAAGATGACAACCAATGGTTTTTTGGTGTCACGCAACTCATGACTTCCTGCAGGTTTGGTGAAAGCTATAAGTAAATTTGTACATACCATATCAAAATCCAAAGTAAATGCCACAATTCACATCACAAACACTTATAAACAACACTCTGGAGGCACAAAATAATCTAAAACATTTGACGTAAACACGTTCAAAGTTTATACGCGACATGTCCGTAACTCACTCAATTGCGTATTAGCTGAAATTGTTCGTCATTTGTATAGAAACACTAtatttctattaatattattcagcTAGCGCTCTGTATTTTTACTATTTCTCAAAATAGTAAACAATCCCTAGATGACACATTTGCGACCATAGATCTCACGGCGTTTACGGCAACCACAAATAACGGAATTGCACTTCTTTACACGCatagtatgaaaataattttgaaaaaaaaataataaataatttattgttttctttttaataggtaaataatgtgtttttttacttttattttaatctgcCTCAATTTTCATTGTATTTAACTAATTACACTATGTTACAAACTTATTAAGTATTATTCGAAAGCTATTATTGAAGTAGCAATagtagtgtattttttttaaattttaaagactATTTGTctactatatatttatagaatttatttattgaaaaattttaaccAATTTCAGTTCATCACTTGTTTAAATAGATTTCTATAGAACTAATAACTATAATTCTCTAAACTCTACAGTGCATGCTAGCGCCATCTATTAGCACGATTACCTATAACGCCTGTTTCAAGGACGCACTTAGTTCGTCGGTTTAAGCATTTTATTGTTTGATTGGGACATACAGCGCCACCTATTGTCTAGATGTATATTTCAGCTTTAAATTAACCGTTGAAACTTCAGAATTTTTATGAACATGAAATACTTAATTTCACCGTAGCTAACAAGGATTATCATATCATCTAATAACATATTAATTTCAgttcagttttaattttaattcaccGAAACCttccttttatttctttttaatttacgcACGTATTATTAAGAAAAGCACTAATTAATAATGATCCTGCTCGGTTTGCACTCACTTTTGCCACTTGTCTATTACGAAGTACTTATTAGTCAGAATACCGGCGATGTTTTGTGTACATGATGGAGTGAGCGAAATTGGCACCTGTTTGATTGCAAAACAGGAAAAGGTTCCGCATGCGCAAAAGAGTTATACTCGAtagaaaccatagatttacgagttgCTACATAATAGGAACTACTCAAATCGGGCCTCATCAACAAAATACAAGTTATTCGTAATAAAATTTCACTCCCTATTATATGTTAAACTCCCTACTACTTTTCATTCAGTGCCTCATCAGTCTGGTTAGAATGTGTGGTTGCCTGTAGACCTGGGTTCGAGTTATGGGGTATCagatatttagattttcttttttccaagtaattttaatttaaataaccgacttcaaaaaggaggaggttctcaatttggtcggtatttttttaattaactgttGGAACAGTTAGTGTTGGAACTTCGTGCCTCGGAGAAGCCGTCGTCGAGTCGTTATTATACCATCAAATTTTCATTCTAAGCCCACTAACCCGCTTTATCGCAGTGTTGGGTTCAACACGCATCTCAGGCTAGTCTTTGAACTAATGTTGCAGTCTTAACTAGTCTAGTctgccagtttcttcatcgcaagtaacagtcaaagtaacgtcataaatcaaaagtgacggtcttattcactgaaaaataaagtcttctttactacttactacttttactgttactttagctttacatgaagaaactggttGTAAGATGAAAGCCGactttttctttcattctttaaaagttagcccttgactacaatctcacctgatggtaagtgatgatgcaatctaagatggaagcgcgctaacttgataggagggtgaaaatccacacccctttcgggttctacacgacatcgtaccggaacgctaaatcttcgcttggcgatacgttttttttgactttttgtcTTTCTACTTACCTATTCTGCCCACACCTTTATGCCGTAGACACAAAGCTCCTCGTACCACGCAGGGGACACTGACGACTCCGTTCGCTTGAAATTCTGTATTATCCATATCCTGCGGGATCCATAGATttctccgggatgaaaagttgccTATGTATCTGTTCCAAGATCTCTCTatcaaatttcacccaaatcggttcagcggttcagtcgtaaaaaggtaacagacttactttagttttatactttaataataatggaGTATGGACAGGTGAACTGCGTCATTGGTCCAGATACCTTGTTTTAAATCACGAGGGTCGTAAATAAGATCAGATTGGCTTAGCATCAGTGGTGTTTATAACATCTCAAAATCATGACGAGGCATTGGTCCCAGTCAGTGTCGTGCATAAGTTtctcgatcagggtatgcactagtaagaaaaaataaccaaactgggtaaatcttcatttaataagcattaaataaatatcccttagggtatgcagtactttaatgcatgtatgaagtgcacaccactgaccCCATTCATTATATTTCAATATCAgcagacgtcccgcggtttccaAACgcgtatagcttggcaactttgttcatAACACTTCTtatgttgcgcgcggggcggggtgcttgtagcgatgaatgaaacctacgactgatgcacgtcacttccccacacgcacgatttcacacccgcgcagtcttaccgcccgtcgctcgcatataatgggagtgttatcaacgaacttgccagactatacagcCTCACAAACTAtgcctctttacaatattagtgttcATTACGGAATTAATCAGACATCATCACCCTAAACACTTTAGCCCGcagtagtgggtctaagctagtCAGAAAAAGTATAAGCTACCAATTCctttgaaaataatgaaaaggtttttatagataaatacCTAGACTTCCTTTGGTATGTCTATTCGTAGTGCGCGTGGGCATGCAGtggtttttaactagagtaggcATTATACACACATAGTTAATAGTAAATTTTTCCTTTCCTCAGAATCATCAGACTAGGCAGTACATATTTGCAGCTATAGAAACACCGCCACTGTTATTCAACCGCTACTGAACAGGTTTTGATGATTCGTAACAAGTAGATCAAGCTCTTATTTTATAGTGAAATAAAACCAATAGGTGTAattcttgtattttattattattatttattagtaataaatacacacactaattagtacacacacacatttaAGACTGAAAATACAAACCACCATATCAAATCAGTACTAATCGACACAGCCGATGGAAGTCTACAGCAGTCAGCTGCCCCGCAGACAACGTTCCACTAAAACCTACACCCAATGTatcaagtcctgggacctgctacttatgtttcctctaccacgaTATCATGGTACCAATACTAAGAGTGTTTTTCCACCAGAGATATGTTATGCAGCCAGGCTGCGAAGATATGCtggtaaaaatttttgaatgtgTTAGGAGACACAGGCCCTTAGAGCGACAGCGCACTAATCCGCCGCATTCCGGCTAGCCGCGCGGCTGGCCATTGGTTGACTTCAGTGGTTGGGTTCAGACTTAAGTCAGTAGTGCGTTGAAATTATACGATTTCCTAATATAATGGACTATGTGGCCTACCGCAACGGCGCGCCTTTAGGCTGGTTTTACAGTCACGCCGCTAGACGCGCCGTTGGACAGCGCGCGTTTGAACAGCGGTGCACCAACTAGTACGGCGCTCCTCAATTAGTACGAATAGGACGCGTCGCGCGAATAGGACGCGTTCAACGAACGGCGCTGCTCAAGCGCGCGAATTTGAAACGCTACTAATACCCCAATACATATCCGAGCGCGCGCGCTCCGACGGCGCTGCCGAAACGCGTGACTGTAAAACCAGCCTTAGTGCGCCGTCTCTCTTAGGAATGCTACGTTCGGATTCGGAACAACGTTTATTCCTACTGTTGTAATGACCATATTCATTGAAAAAACTTGTAGGACAATGTCTTGAATCTTGCTCAGATTAGTTTTGCAGTTTCATACCAATGATACTATACGGTTAGAGTTCATACGGAGATAACTCTTTCAAAGTTGATAAACGTGCTATGACGACCtagtcagttttttttaaacgcgcCGTCAGCGCCCGTTGCTAGCGATAGTCGCGGTACGCATGATAGTGAGACCGCCTATAGCCACCAACTTTTGCTTATCAGAAACGTAAGAATAATTGACAGTCAATGGAGACCTTTGCACACACCTGTATAAATTCAAACACGCGTTTGAACAGATACAGCGTCGTACCGGTACTGCGTAGGTACAAAAACACGATTGTATAGAGAGAATACTTTCAATAGAATATAAGCACGCCGTAGAAGTTTCCATAAGGGCATAAACTGCGTTACGCGTGTGTACGCACGTGAGCACGTCGCGGGCCACGCTTCTGGTGCACGCACGTGAGCACGTTCGCGTGCTTATGCGCGGGCATCGGCGCGTGCATCCGCGTCGCAGTTTTCTCAGTACAATTTTGACGTTGGAGGTGTACAGTCGAGTAATTATGGATAAATTAATGTTGTATTATTTATCAAGACGACGGCGACGACGAATTGCCAAAAAAATGGCAGGACGACACTGAACTTCAACAATTACCCTttctgtatcaaaatttgtcATTTTTTGTTATGGGCCGGGCACGCGCGTGCGGTCGGTTCGAGATAGCGCTGTCAACTGAACAAGCACGCGCGTGCACCCGCTAGCGGGCTTCGCGCGTGGACCCGTCCAACGTGATGCGTGATCACGTCGCGTGCATGCGTGCCCCATTGCACGGAAGTATCACGCGACGGGCTCACGAGCGTGTGCACGCGCATGGGCACGCGCGGGTCGTTTTTGTATGGACACGCGAGAGGCACGCTTAACGCAGTTTATGGCCTAATGCGCAACGGCGCGTTTAAATAGTGATGTGCACATGTGATGCAATGTCTTCAatgaagtctttttttttttgtgttagtGTGAAGATAATACATCAGATAAGCTCACATGCCCGCCTTGCGCTGCGCAGTTCAACACCTAAGGCCATAAACTGCGTTAAGCGTGCCTCTCGCGTGTCCATACAAAAACGACCCGCGCGTGCCCATGCGCGTGCACACGCTCGTGAGCCCGTCGCGTGATACTTCCGTGCAATGGGGCACGCATGCACGCGACGTGATCACGCATCACGTTGGACGGGTCCACGCGCGAAGCCCGCTAGCGGGTGCACGCGCGTGCTTGTTCAGTTGACAGCGCTATCTCGAACCGACCGCACGCGCGTGCCCGGCCCATAACAAAAAATgacaaattttgatacagaaAGGGTAATTGTTGAAGTTCAGTGTCGTCCTGCCATTTTTTTGGCAATTCGTCGTCGCCGTCGTCTTGATAAATAATACAACATTAATTTATCCATAATTACTCGACTGTACACCTCCAACGTCAAAATTGTACTGAGAAAACTGCGACGCGGATGCACGCGCCGATGCCCGCGCATAAGCACGCGAACGTGCTCACGTGCGTGCACCAGAAGCGTGGCCCGCGACGTGCTCACGTGCGTACACACGCGTAACGCAGTTTATGCCCTAATGAAACTGATCGTGCGATCAGTATGTTAATCATGACAATCACATGATCAGTTTAATCAGATGTAAAGTCAGACAGCGTGCGATTACTACTTGAACAGGCAAAGTAGACTCGTGCCATAACCAGAAGCGACCTATAAATTGTTTAATCTAGGATCGCTTCTGATCTAGCACAAGCCTTTATTAGTACGTAAACGCCTTGATGTATATTTATGATCGCCCAACTTTTTATCCGAAGGGCGTTCACAAACTACCTCACTTACCATATTGGTTCGGTAGTTACAATTACCTGCACATTAGATAACGCAATTACTATTTATTGTCAGTTACCTACTAAACTGCCTCGCTGCGTGTCCTACAAATCAACctgtaatacataataatttaatcagttCAGCATTCATCCACGTAGCAGTAGTTTACCTTACGCTGCTTACCAGTTTTACCATAAAGCGCTTCTGTTCGCTATTCGTTTTACCATTTAAAGATACCTCAGTTACCTTTACCCATGTTACCAATTTACATTTTACCAGTTACCAACCATTACCAGTTACCAACAGTTACCATTTGTTACACATACCAACTTACAATAAGACAACACTTGGAGCATGTTAAAACTACCAAGTGCTGCCTTCAGATGTAACCTGTAAAGTGGATAaatttatacaatataaaatatacatgacgaacaatacttaaaattaacttaCAAATTTCATTCTACATCTAAGAACCCGTATGATCAAAACTATTAATGGAAATTTCTTTAAACAAAAGATCATACGAATTAGGCTATGGCGGCGGGTTAGTTTTTGTCAATGTCTTAATTTATGACAAAAACTAGCCAGTTGTATGATAAGTAAACCTACCTTGTGCATCACCTACTGCGCCGCCTTCACCACCTCCAGTAAGATTACCATCGCCTGTTGTAGAGCCATCAAAACCTATAACAAAGGAACCACATATTAGAAGACTGGAAAACTAAAGAATATTTCATTAGtaaaatgacaaatatttaaatatttaccagACATTTCCATATTTGAGTCGTCTTCGCCAAAATTAGTTTCATCGTTATTCGTGCCATCGTCATCTTCGTCCCACATACTTTCATTAACAAATTCAGGTTCCATTTTGGGTGCAACAGCGTTATTTTCGTCTTCATCAGGTATCGTTACGAATTCTTCTTTAGCCGAACCAGACGGTCCGGCCTCTAAGGGGTCTACACATTTCCGTTTCGCGGGTCCACTTTGAGATGACGATGAATTATTTGATGCTATTGATGGCCTATTTGTTCTCTTAATTGCTACTGGAGTTGAGGAGGGCTTAGAATCTAAATCAGTCTCTAACTTAGTCATAACAGATTGCCTTTGTTGTGACGACCTCGGGCCTGGCCTCGAAGTCGGCTTTGGTTTGGATGGCGTGGAACTTTCTTCATTTTGATTACCGGTTAAACCTTTCACTTGAAGCTGTTCCGCGGTACTAATAAACGACGCTAACTCTTCTTGCTTAACATTAACTTCACCTTGGTACATAAACTGTAATAAGTCTCTTAGCGCAGAATGACTAACATCTTTTAAAAATACTGAAACAAACGAAAGATTTATTACGACAAATTATTCACGAAAAACACAATCACAAGAATTCACTTATAAACGCATACATACCTATGGGATGCTGAGTGGGGTTCATTTTGAACATTTCTTGAAAATAGGGAGAACATACTGATAAAACTAATTTGTGTGCCTGTAATAATCGGCCTTCTGCAGCCAAGGTTACGTCTACCAAGTCTCCACGCGACAGCAGGCCGTGAAAGCCTGCTGACATATTCGCATGGAAATTGTTCCAACATAGCGAAAACTGTTCGTCCGACGCCATGATGGCGGCGAGCGTAGAAAGACCCTGAAACAATGCAAATAATTGATTAGACACAAccatggttaaaaaaaaaaaaaaaacgagaaaTATGGATAATATATTGGAATTTAACACATTTATCACTCAGCTGGCACTTACCTATCCTATAACTTTGTACTTTATAATTTCGATATTagaaacatttgaaaaaaaatatatgatgttTCTAATGCAGCACTGTCTAAACACTCTTCATCCCACGTCCTTCCCGTTTGAGCGCTCTTTACGTTATGATGACGCAAACTCGACGTATGCCGTGGCGTCACAGTGTGGTAATGCGTAAATGATTTTGCccaaaatagattttatttattttaaagtaattcaAGGTAATTTATGGTAtacttaaaacttttattttatatattactgttttgctcaatgatttatttataatataatataattcaacGATTCTATACTTATGTACGAGTATTGATCCAAAAAGCTCGACTTATTAAGAGGTAGTCTACGCCTCGGACAtcttaaaaagtataattattatggtaagcataaaataaatattctaatcAAGCCAGATCCCatcacttttatttaaaatgtccattatgataagtaggtacctacataaaagtaCATTGAGGTATgaagaatacaaaaaataattacttaaaaaggactaggtaggtacttacttacttaagaaagtaggtaggtaacgaACTTCGAAGTCAATTTCGATCTTAGTGTGAAACGAAACGGAGTGCGTAGGTAGCGGAGCCTACATAAAATGAAGTACTACTTATATAAGTActcagaataaagatgatccagaatgataagcagcgtggtgaagccgatgaaacccataaaaaagtcacgcgtctccttgacatccgcatatacaattttttgtcataatttgtatttcaaaacttaacactaacaacaattacgtaaattaggTACACAGATTAAGAAGAGGCATATACTTAGAGCTCACGAAATACGACGGTGCTGTTCCAAATACAGAATTCAAACGCTAATACATTTTCGAATCAGTACAACACGAACCGTCGAAGCAgtaattatcaatattattcaagaaaaatggcgtgttatttttgaaatattttaaaactacgtAAGTAACGTAtactaagtaagtaggtacttaagtactttaataagtatttacttatttttttatttgtaactgaatatagttatttttgaTATAAGCAAGTACCTAACtacttataggtacctacaagtTTATAACGTaaattaagtacttatttatACAGATTCTCAACCGTCCAGTATATAAAAACATCTTAGATTAATAAGAGAAAAACATAACACTTTATATTCGGACAGTTAAGTAAGTACTTggtattgttttttctttaatttgttaaattaataatagttaaaataagcATGTACCTATAGGTAAGTAGATTTACAATTATACCTCTACCTattaatttagttcttgttaATATATGTACCGTCAACTGTGGCAACAttaccatattttttattatttcatcgaTCTATTCCTAAACAGAGCAAGTTATTTAAGattgtatagatttattttgtaacaaaggTGTATATCACTTGTTTTGACTGTTGTTCCTAACTGTATCCCTTATGGATTTGTTATAATAACCAAAAGTATGAGCTAGGTAAAATTGACACATTTTTAGTAACTTTACCTAGCTAACAATTTACATCGAAAAAGTATCTCCAAGTGTGTGATATGTAAAGTTACCAATAACTCTTGCCCTAACTAGATGTAcatcaaaattttaaacttcTAACTTCATACAAATTGGTTATATCAATACTAAGGTAAAGATACcccaagattttttaaattttcatagaaATAGGTGGATATCGCCAGGGTTGTCACCACGATATAGAATGAAAcacaatgtatgtatgtatgtagtattCTTTCTGAATATTTTACTCCACGGCGAAAAATGCATTTAGTATTACCAGGATCATCTGACAAGTCCGTCTCAtcatagtttaa belongs to Bicyclus anynana chromosome 10, ilBicAnyn1.1, whole genome shotgun sequence and includes:
- the LOC112049969 gene encoding protein tramtrack, beta isoform isoform X28; this translates as MASDEQFSLCWNNFHANMSAGFHGLLSRGDLVDVTLAAEGRLLQAHKLVLSVCSPYFQEMFKMNPTQHPIVFLKDVSHSALRDLLQFMYQGEVNVKQEELASFISTAEQLQVKGLTGNQNEESSTPSKPKPTSRPGPRSSQQRQSVMTKLETDLDSKPSSTPVAIKRTNRPSIASNNSSSSQSGPAKRKCVDPLEAGPSGSAKEEFVTIPDEDENNAVAPKMEPEFVNESMWDEDDDGTNNDETNFGEDDSNMEMSGFDGSTTGDGNLTGGGEGGAVGDAQVKYVMSQKGKPLIFLNGYTYCCIPKQTFKKRWVCSTHKNRGCLAFLHTIHDAIVFVKDTHMHAPPYGNTGVPGNLEPYNGI
- the LOC112049969 gene encoding protein tramtrack, beta isoform isoform X49; protein product: MASDEQFSLCWNNFHANMSAGFHGLLSRGDLVDVTLAAEGRLLQAHKLVLSVCSPYFQEMFKMNPTQHPIVFLKDVSHSALRDLLQFMYQGEVNVKQEELASFISTAEQLQVKGLTGNQNEESSTPSKPKPTSRPGPRSSQQRQSVMTKLETDLDSKPSSTPVAIKRTNRPSIASNNSSSSQSGPAKRKCVDPLEAGPSGSAKEEFVTIPDEDENNAVAPKMEPEFVNESMWDEDDDGTNNDETNFGEDDSNMEMSGFDGSTTGDGNLTGGGEGGAVGDAQAEFIRSTKGHRLIKLHGYKYSAVKGPGMKVRWRCSTHMNYGCRAAIITVQDEIVSIRGEHNHSPPLGHEA
- the LOC112049969 gene encoding protein tramtrack, beta isoform isoform X24, whose product is MASDEQFSLCWNNFHANMSAGFHGLLSRGDLVDVTLAAEGRLLQAHKLVLSVCSPYFQEMFKMNPTQHPIVFLKDVSHSALRDLLQFMYQGEVNVKQEELASFISTAEQLQVKGLTGNQNEESSTPSKPKPTSRPGPRSSQQRQSVMTKLETDLDSKPSSTPVAIKRTNRPSIASNNSSSSQSGPAKRKCVDPLEAGPSGSAKEEFVTIPDEDENNAVAPKMEPEFVNESMWDEDDDGTNNDETNFGEDDSNMEMSGFDGSTTGDGNLTGGGEGGAVGDAQAELIPSTRGKHMIKLAGYTYYASKGGHNKIRWRCSIQKRFRCKAALFTKDNVIVSVVANHNHPPLERPEINKESLYAKNFLDICIE
- the LOC112049969 gene encoding protein tramtrack, beta isoform isoform X14, which translates into the protein MASDEQFSLCWNNFHANMSAGFHGLLSRGDLVDVTLAAEGRLLQAHKLVLSVCSPYFQEMFKMNPTQHPIVFLKDVSHSALRDLLQFMYQGEVNVKQEELASFISTAEQLQVKGLTGNQNEESSTPSKPKPTSRPGPRSSQQRQSVMTKLETDLDSKPSSTPVAIKRTNRPSIASNNSSSSQSGPAKRKCVDPLEAGPSGSAKEEFVTIPDEDENNAVAPKMEPEFVNESMWDEDDDGTNNDETNFGEDDSNMEMSGFDGSTTGDGNLTGGGEGGAVGDAQDPPKFTTSRRGKRQIELEGYAYSPWRHTESKPLVRWYCSSQHSKGCMATLYTSKNVIIRMTGKHDHPPSRGKKTGNVRKCIIVRRKVSKKNCI
- the LOC112049969 gene encoding protein tramtrack, beta isoform isoform X40; translation: MASDEQFSLCWNNFHANMSAGFHGLLSRGDLVDVTLAAEGRLLQAHKLVLSVCSPYFQEMFKMNPTQHPIVFLKDVSHSALRDLLQFMYQGEVNVKQEELASFISTAEQLQVKGLTGNQNEESSTPSKPKPTSRPGPRSSQQRQSVMTKLETDLDSKPSSTPVAIKRTNRPSIASNNSSSSQSGPAKRKCVDPLEAGPSGSAKEEFVTIPDEDENNAVAPKMEPEFVNESMWDEDDDGTNNDETNFGEDDSNMEMSGFDGSTTGDGNLTGGGEGGAVGDAQVQWVIKQSGKELAIIGGFTYYCSIRSKTTGSWRCTKGGDCKARFTAYNDCRTVFRSDLQHNHSPPRFIVRNGMFLKL
- the LOC112049969 gene encoding protein tramtrack, beta isoform isoform X32; translation: MASDEQFSLCWNNFHANMSAGFHGLLSRGDLVDVTLAAEGRLLQAHKLVLSVCSPYFQEMFKMNPTQHPIVFLKDVSHSALRDLLQFMYQGEVNVKQEELASFISTAEQLQVKGLTGNQNEESSTPSKPKPTSRPGPRSSQQRQSVMTKLETDLDSKPSSTPVAIKRTNRPSIASNNSSSSQSGPAKRKCVDPLEAGPSGSAKEEFVTIPDEDENNAVAPKMEPEFVNESMWDEDDDGTNNDETNFGEDDSNMEMSGFDGSTTGDGNLTGGGEGGAVGDAQVSESEAIMIPTKKKHLLMLHQYTYSQINYSERWICSSSKAQGCGARIRKMRDGSILKVCPDHNHPPPQYILKDGLYIKL
- the LOC112049969 gene encoding protein tramtrack, beta isoform isoform X20, with product MASDEQFSLCWNNFHANMSAGFHGLLSRGDLVDVTLAAEGRLLQAHKLVLSVCSPYFQEMFKMNPTQHPIVFLKDVSHSALRDLLQFMYQGEVNVKQEELASFISTAEQLQVKGLTGNQNEESSTPSKPKPTSRPGPRSSQQRQSVMTKLETDLDSKPSSTPVAIKRTNRPSIASNNSSSSQSGPAKRKCVDPLEAGPSGSAKEEFVTIPDEDENNAVAPKMEPEFVNESMWDEDDDGTNNDETNFGEDDSNMEMSGFDGSTTGDGNLTGGGEGGAVGDAQAFVSALLLQDNRGKIQMWYKNMRFDRHKVGKDKIRWNCAYKGCNAFYCTVNGSVVNSLEVHTHKYTSKTKSRFVFDYNVRSYVKIREM